A genomic region of Solanum dulcamara chromosome 2, daSolDulc1.2, whole genome shotgun sequence contains the following coding sequences:
- the LOC129880060 gene encoding uncharacterized protein LOC129880060, translating to MSFVMEKLKEVLLIMENFGGQGLLKLVNFGGQGLQMLVNFGVQGLWMLVDFGGQLLPKLVNFGVQGFRMLVNFGGILLPKLVTFGGQVVLKLLSFGGQLLPKLINFSGRLMLKLVILGGELLLKLVIFGGELLLKLVIFGGELLLKLVSFDGQLLPSLQNFFGGQALVKLKNFDGHLLLSLKNFGGHLLLSLKNFGGQAIDNLSWLEKNLCGQLVNLFERINHCFRGALPDLIIIVLFLALFKYCCYRHDRLQRKEEEAKKLKQLLERKKAESMRLSEMEKRQKLRVEEMRETQKKDLENMNLKVRIRAEVGKELSKLEKTCHDMASVLHGLGISIGEGTSHEVRVAYKKALMKFHPDKVSRSDILQQVEAEEKFKFLSRMKDRYLPTL from the exons ATGAGCTTTGtgatggagaaattgaaggaAGTGTTACTGATCATGGAGAATTTTGGTGGTCAAGGGCTACTGAAGCTGGTAAATTTTGGTGGGCAGGGACTCCAGATGTTGGTAAATTTTGGTGTGCAGGGTCTCTGGATGTTGGTAGATTTTGGTGGACAGCTGCTACCGAAATTGGTAAATTTTGGTGTGCAAGGGTTCCGGATGTTGGTAAATTTTGGCGGGATTCTACTACCAAAATTGGTAACTTTTGGTGGGCAGGTGGTGCTGAAGCTGTTAAGTTTTGGTGGGCAACTGTTGCCGAAGCTGATAAATTTTAGTGGGCGACTGATGCTGAAGCTGGTAATTTTAGGTGGGGAACTGCTGCTGAAACTAGTAATTTTTGGTGGGGAGCTGCTGCTAAAACTGGTAATTTTTGGTGGGGAGTTGCTGCTGAAGCTGGTAAGTTTCGATGGGCAGCTGCTACCGTCATTGCAGAATTTTTTCGGTGGGCAAGCGCTAGTGAAACTGAAGAATTTTGATGGGCACTTGCTACTGAGTCTTAAGAATTTTGGTGGGCACTTGCTACTGAGTCTTAAGAATTTTGGTGGGCAAGCGATTGACAATTTAAGTTGGCTAGAGAAGAATTTATGTGGGCAACTTGTGAATTTGTTTGAAAGGATCAATCACTGTTTTCGCGGAGCTTTACCTGATCTGATAATTATCGTGTTGTTTCTAGCTCTCTTCAAATATTGTTGCTACCGCCATGATAGATTACAGCGCAAG GAAGAAGAAGCCAAGAAGTTGAAGCAGTTGCTGGAAAGAAAGAAGGCTGAAAGTATGCGCTTATCAGAAATGGAGAAGAGACAAAAGCTGCGCGTGGAGGAAATGAGAGAAACTCAAAAGAAG GACCTAGAGAATATGAATTTGAAGGTGCGGATACGAGCTGAAGTTGGAAAGGAACTCAGTAAGCTTGAAAAGACCTGCCATGATATGGCTTCCGTGTTGCACGGATTGGGAATCAGTATTGGTGAGGGAACTAGTCACGAG GTGCGCGTTGCTTACAAAAAAGCCTTGATGAAATTTCACCCGGATAAAGTTTCAAGATCTGATATACTACAGCAAGTTGAAGCTGAGGAGAAATTTAAGTTTCTTTCTCGCATGAAGGACAGATACTTACCAACTTTATGA
- the LOC129880059 gene encoding uncharacterized protein LOC129880059: MENVESLAKAAMEKLKEMSIVENVESLGKAAMEKFKEMNNVENVQSLPKAAMEKLKEMNIVENVESLAKASMEKLKEMNIVENVESLAKAAMEKFKEMNNVENVQSLPKAAMEKLKEMNIVENVESLAKVSMEKLKEMNIVENVESLAKAAMEKFKEMNNVENVQSLPKAAMEKLKEMNIVENVESLAKASMEKLKEMNIVENVESLAKAAMEKLNEMNNVENVESLPKAAMEKLKEMNIVENVESLAKAAMEKLKEMNIVENVESLGKAAMEKFKEMNNVENVESLPKAAMEKLKEMYNVENAKEIVKTSTPFVTEMNVEENAKEIVKTSTPFVTNFVRISFDWLLENTKEIVVKTTPFLRTSYDWLLEKAPPLISMAKNWIQKAPLYYTIPIGFLLILLLRRCCGGGGGNGKTMKAPGRNNVRISRRNFEKDPKSYFRKLHPKKD; encoded by the coding sequence ATGGAAAACGTAGAGAGCTTAGCAAAAGCTGCAATGGAGAAATTGAAAGAGATGAGTATTGTGGAAAACGTAGAGAGCTTAGGAAAAGCTGCAATGGAGAAATTCAAGGAGATGAATAATGTGGAAAACGTACAGAGCTTACCAAAAGCTGCAATGGAGAAATTGAAGGAGATGAATATTGTGGAAAACGTAGAGAGCTTAGCAAAAGCTTCaatggagaagttgaaagaGATGAATATTGTGGAAAACGTAGAGAGCTTAGCAAAAGCTGCAATGGAGAAATTCAAGGAGATGAATAATGTGGAAAACGTACAGAGCTTACCAAAAGCTGCAATGGAGAAATTGAAGGAGATGAATATTGTGGAAAACGTAGAGAGCTTAGCAAAAGTTTCaatggagaagttgaaagaGATGAATATTGTGGAAAACGTAGAGAGCTTAGCAAAAGCTGCAATGGAGAAATTCAAGGAGATGAATAATGTGGAAAACGTACAGAGCTTACCAAAAGCTGCAATGGAGAAATTGAAGGAGATGAATATTGTGGAAAACGTAGAGAGCTTAGCAAAAGCTTCaatggagaagttgaaagaGATGAATATTGTGGAAAACGTAGAGAGCTTAGCAAAAGCTGCAATGGAGAAGTTGAATGAGATGAATAATGTGGAAAACGTAGAGAGCTTACCAAAAGCTGCAATGGAGAAATTGAAGGAGATGAATATTGTGGAAAATGTAGAGAGCTTAGCAAAAGCTGCAATGGAGAAATTGAAAGAGATGAATATTGTGGAAAACGTAGAGAGCTTAGGAAAAGCTGCAATGGAGAAATTCAAGGAGATGAATAATGTGGAAAACGTAGAGAGCTTACCAAAAGCTGCAATGGAGAAATTGAAGGAGATGTATAATGTGGAAAACGCAAAGGAGATCGTCAAGACATCAACTCCATTTGTAACAGAGATGAATGTTGAGGAAAACGCAAAGGAGATCGTCAAGACATCAACTCCATTTGTAACAAACTTTGTGAGGATCTCATTTGACTGGTTACTGGAAAATACGAAGGAGATTGTCGTGAAAACGACGCCGTTCCTACGAACTTCGTATGATTGGTTACTCGAAAAAGCTCCTCCACTGATATCCATGGCAAAAAATTGGATCCAAAAAGCTCCACTATATTATACCATTCCAATTGGATTTCTGCTGATTTTGTTGCTCCGCCGTTGTTGCGGCGGCGGAGGAGGAAATGGGAAGACGATGAAAGCTCCGGGAAGGAATAACGTAAGAATATCAAGGCGTAATTTTGAAAAAGACCCTAAATCCTATTTCCGCAAACTCCACCCCAAAAAAGACTAA
- the LOC129874591 gene encoding uncharacterized protein LOC129874591 isoform X2 → MENVESLAKAAMEKLKEMNIVENAKEVVKTSTPFVTNFVRISFDWLLENTKEIVEKTTPFVRTSSDGLLEKAPPRISMAKNWIQKAPPRISMAKNWIQKAPPRISMAKNWIQKAPLYYTIPIGFLLILLLYRCCGGGGGGNGKTMKAPGRKNVRISRPNFQRDPKSYFRDLHSKKN, encoded by the exons ATGGAAAACGTAGAGAGCTTAGCAAAAGCTGCAATGGAGAAATTGAAGGAGATGAATA TTGTGGAAAACGCAAAGGAGGTCGTCAAAACATCAACTCCATTTGTAACAAACTTTGTGAGGATCTCATTTGACTGGTTACTGGAAAATACGAAGGAGATTGTCGAGAAAACGACGCCGTTCGTACGAACCTCGTCTGATGGGTTACTCGAAAAAGCTCCTCCACGGATATCCATGGCAAAAAATTGGATCCAAAAAGCTCCTCCACGGATATCCATGGCAAAAAATTGGATCCAAAAAGCTCCTCCACGGATATCCATGGCAAAAAATTGGATCCAAAAAGCTCCACTATATTATACCATTCCAATTGGATTTCTGCTGATTTTGTTGCTCTACCGTTGTTGCGGCGGCGGCGGAGGAGGAAATGGGAAGACGATGAAAGCTCCGGGAAGGAAAAACGTAAGAATATCAAGGCCTAATTTTCAACGCGACCCTAAATCCTATTTCCGCGATCTCCACTCCAAAAAAAACTAA
- the LOC129874591 gene encoding uncharacterized protein LOC129874591 isoform X1, whose amino-acid sequence MENVESLAKAAMEKLKEMNNVENVQSLPKAAMEKLKEMNIVENAKEVVKTSTPFVTNFVRISFDWLLENTKEIVEKTTPFVRTSSDGLLEKAPPRISMAKNWIQKAPPRISMAKNWIQKAPPRISMAKNWIQKAPLYYTIPIGFLLILLLYRCCGGGGGGNGKTMKAPGRKNVRISRPNFQRDPKSYFRDLHSKKN is encoded by the coding sequence ATGGAAAACGTAGAGAGCTTAGCAAAAGCTGCAATGGAGAAATTGAAGGAGATGAATAATGTGGAAAACGTACAGAGCTTACCAAAAGCTGCAATGGAGAAATTGAAGGAGATGAATATTGTGGAAAACGCAAAGGAGGTCGTCAAAACATCAACTCCATTTGTAACAAACTTTGTGAGGATCTCATTTGACTGGTTACTGGAAAATACGAAGGAGATTGTCGAGAAAACGACGCCGTTCGTACGAACCTCGTCTGATGGGTTACTCGAAAAAGCTCCTCCACGGATATCCATGGCAAAAAATTGGATCCAAAAAGCTCCTCCACGGATATCCATGGCAAAAAATTGGATCCAAAAAGCTCCTCCACGGATATCCATGGCAAAAAATTGGATCCAAAAAGCTCCACTATATTATACCATTCCAATTGGATTTCTGCTGATTTTGTTGCTCTACCGTTGTTGCGGCGGCGGCGGAGGAGGAAATGGGAAGACGATGAAAGCTCCGGGAAGGAAAAACGTAAGAATATCAAGGCCTAATTTTCAACGCGACCCTAAATCCTATTTCCGCGATCTCCACTCCAAAAAAAACTAA